In Pengzhenrongella sicca, a single genomic region encodes these proteins:
- a CDS encoding RNA polymerase-binding protein RbpA, whose amino-acid sequence MANRSLRGMRIGSNSLETEEGVEFAPRLRAHYDCPNGHTIILPFSTEADVPLVWECRCGEEALLRDASRPEPKAGKKPRTHWDMLLERRTVKELEELLEERLDLLRAGKLRRSA is encoded by the coding sequence ATGGCGAACCGATCCCTGCGCGGAATGCGCATCGGTTCCAATAGCTTGGAGACGGAAGAGGGCGTGGAATTCGCTCCCCGGCTCCGGGCGCACTACGACTGCCCCAACGGGCACACGATCATCCTGCCCTTCTCGACCGAGGCCGACGTGCCGCTGGTCTGGGAGTGCCGGTGCGGTGAGGAAGCGCTCCTGCGCGACGCCTCACGGCCCGAGCCCAAGGCTGGGAAGAAGCCGCGCACGCACTGGGACATGCTCCTGGAGCGGCGCACGGTCAAGGAGCTCGAAGAGCTGCTTGAGGAGCGCCTCGATCTGCTCCGTGCGGGCAAGCTTCGCCGCAGTGCGTGA
- a CDS encoding bifunctional nuclease family protein, which translates to MGDDEELVPVEVIGVRQHRHDDEIVVLLLDPAAELLVPILIGPTEASAIASAQAGIVPPRPMTHDLLRDLLAATGATLERVEITALTDGVFHAELVLATGTRIDSRASDAIALAVRTGSPVLCSAEVVAVAGVEASSGAAELELEKFRTFLDQVSPDDFETGEEPNPHGRELP; encoded by the coding sequence GTGGGCGACGACGAAGAACTGGTTCCGGTCGAGGTCATCGGGGTGCGCCAGCACCGGCACGATGACGAGATCGTGGTGCTCCTGCTCGACCCCGCGGCGGAGCTGCTCGTCCCGATCCTCATCGGCCCGACCGAGGCGAGCGCGATCGCGTCCGCCCAGGCGGGCATCGTCCCGCCGCGGCCGATGACGCACGACCTGCTCCGCGACCTGCTCGCCGCGACCGGGGCCACGCTCGAGCGCGTCGAGATCACGGCCCTGACGGACGGCGTGTTCCACGCCGAGCTTGTGCTCGCCACCGGGACCCGCATCGACTCCCGGGCGTCCGACGCGATCGCGCTCGCCGTGCGGACGGGAAGCCCGGTGCTGTGCTCGGCCGAGGTCGTCGCGGTCGCCGGGGTCGAGGCCTCCAGCGGGGCCGCCGAGCTCGAGCTCGAGAAGTTCCGGACGTTTCTCGACCAGGTGTCTCCGGACGACTTCGAGACGGGGGAGGAGCCGAACCCGCACGGCCGGGAGCTCCCGTGA
- a CDS encoding ABC transporter ATP-binding protein, whose translation MTEPEVPASPALLRRIGALLTPYRGRLVLVAVAILVSSLLGVVIPFLTRRVFDDALFPTDGSGVDLALLTRLTAAMIAIPLVSSAIGVGQTYLTTKVGNLAMADLRARLFGHLERMELAFFTGTKTGSIQSRLANDVGGVGSVLTTTASSILSSSVTVIASVVAMVLLSWQLTLVALALMPVFVVLQRRVGARRQRIARATQESLSDMTAITQEALSVSGILLAKIFNRADAEVARYRVENDRQVTLQVRQAMAGQGFFGVVTAFMAITPALVYLAAGYTLSGGAGAAMLTAGTLVAFSTLQARLLMPMLSLMRVALDVQTSLALFRRIFEYLDLSPAITDRPGATVLDPHDVRGRIELEDVWFAYPPPPLLRTPAPIPGPVRFRGGGNAVGVGYGLGGGHGSGLGGVVARPAADRDGAAALDGRGVDGTAAAPTRRRWAVRDTSFVVEPGQLAAFVGPSGAGKTTLSYLIPRLYEVDRGAVRIDGLDVRDVTQGSLADVVGMVTQDPYLFHASIADNLRYARPDATDAELEDACRAANIHDRIVGFADGYATTVGERGYRLSGGEKQRVAIARVLLKDPRVLILDEATSALDSSSERLVQQALAQAMTARTTLAIAHRLSTIRHADVIFVVDEGRVVERGTHDELVAERDGLYARLYAEQFGGGRVEARFADGVMFTDGVVLSRPGHPEL comes from the coding sequence GTGACCGAACCCGAGGTCCCGGCCTCGCCCGCGCTGCTGCGCCGGATCGGCGCGCTGCTGACGCCGTACCGCGGCCGGCTCGTGCTGGTCGCCGTCGCGATCCTCGTCAGCTCGCTGCTCGGCGTCGTCATCCCGTTCCTGACCCGGCGCGTGTTCGACGACGCGCTGTTCCCGACCGACGGGTCCGGCGTCGACCTCGCGCTGCTGACCCGACTGACTGCCGCGATGATCGCGATCCCCCTGGTCAGCTCCGCCATCGGCGTCGGCCAGACGTACCTGACGACCAAGGTCGGCAACCTCGCGATGGCCGACCTGCGCGCGCGGCTGTTCGGGCATCTCGAGCGGATGGAGCTTGCGTTCTTCACGGGGACGAAGACGGGCTCGATCCAGTCGCGCCTGGCCAACGACGTCGGCGGCGTCGGCTCGGTCCTGACCACGACGGCGTCGTCCATCCTGTCCAGCTCGGTGACCGTGATCGCGTCGGTCGTCGCGATGGTGCTGCTCAGCTGGCAGCTGACCCTCGTCGCGCTCGCGCTCATGCCAGTGTTCGTGGTGCTGCAGCGGCGGGTCGGCGCGCGGCGGCAGCGGATCGCGCGGGCGACCCAGGAGTCGCTGTCGGACATGACCGCGATCACCCAGGAGGCGCTGAGCGTCTCCGGCATCCTGCTGGCCAAGATCTTCAACCGGGCCGACGCCGAGGTCGCGCGGTACCGCGTCGAGAACGACCGGCAGGTCACGCTCCAGGTGCGCCAGGCGATGGCGGGCCAGGGCTTCTTCGGGGTCGTGACGGCGTTCATGGCGATCACGCCGGCGCTCGTCTACCTGGCCGCCGGGTACACGCTCTCGGGCGGCGCGGGCGCCGCGATGCTGACCGCCGGGACGCTCGTGGCGTTCTCGACGCTCCAGGCGCGGCTGCTCATGCCGATGCTCTCGCTGATGCGCGTGGCGCTGGACGTCCAGACCTCGCTCGCGCTGTTCCGCCGGATCTTCGAGTACCTCGACCTGTCCCCCGCGATCACCGACCGGCCCGGCGCCACCGTGCTCGACCCCCACGACGTGCGTGGGCGCATCGAACTCGAGGACGTCTGGTTCGCCTACCCCCCTCCCCCGCTGCTGCGCACGCCCGCACCGATCCCGGGGCCGGTCCGCTTCCGGGGCGGGGGCAACGCCGTCGGCGTCGGGTACGGCCTCGGCGGCGGGCACGGGTCGGGGCTTGGGGGTGTCGTCGCGCGCCCCGCCGCCGACCGGGACGGCGCGGCTGCGTTGGATGGCCGTGGGGTGGACGGCACCGCGGCGGCGCCGACGCGGCGGCGGTGGGCCGTGCGGGACACCTCGTTCGTGGTCGAGCCGGGCCAGCTCGCGGCGTTCGTCGGGCCGTCGGGCGCGGGCAAGACGACCTTGAGCTACCTCATCCCCCGGTTGTACGAGGTGGACCGGGGCGCGGTCCGGATCGACGGCCTCGACGTGCGGGACGTGACCCAGGGGTCGTTGGCCGACGTCGTCGGCATGGTCACCCAGGATCCGTACCTCTTCCACGCCTCGATCGCCGACAACCTCCGCTACGCCCGGCCGGACGCCACCGACGCCGAGCTCGAGGACGCGTGCCGCGCGGCGAACATCCACGACCGGATCGTGGGGTTCGCGGACGGCTACGCCACGACTGTCGGCGAGCGCGGGTACCGGCTCTCGGGCGGGGAGAAGCAGCGCGTCGCGATCGCGCGCGTGCTGCTCAAGGACCCCCGCGTCCTCATCCTCGACGAGGCCACGTCGGCGCTCGACTCCTCGTCCGAGCGCCTCGTCCAGCAGGCGCTCGCCCAGGCGATGACCGCGCGCACGACGCTCGCGATCGCGCACCGCCTGTCCACGATCCGGCACGCGGACGTCATCTTCGTGGTGGACGAGGGCCGCGTCGTCGAACGTGGCACCCACGACGAGCTCGTCGCGGAGCGGGACGGCCTGTACGCCCGGCTGTACGCCGAGCAGTTCGGCGGGGGCCGCGTCGAGGCGCGCTTCGCGGACGGCGTGATGTTCACGGACGGCGTCGTGCTCTCCCGGCCCGGCCACCCCGAGCTGTAG
- a CDS encoding pyruvate carboxylase gives MFSKVLVANRAEIAVRAFRAAYELGARTVAVFPHEDRNSVHRLKADESYPIGQPGHPVRAYLDIDEMIRVARGAGADAIYPGYGFLSENPALARACQEAGITFVGPPPEVLELAGNKVQAIAAARAAGIPVLASSAPSADLEELLAAADAIGFPLFAKAVAGGGGRGMRRVERSADLREALSAAMREAASAFGDDTMFLEQAVLRPRHIEVQILADAQGEVVHLFERDCSLQRRHQKVIEIAPAPNLDPEVRAALHRDAVTFARSIGYQNAGTVEFLVATEGERAGQHVFIEMNPRIQVEHTVTEEVTDVDLVSAQLRIAAGETLADLGLTQETIRVNGFALQCRITTEDPSNGFRPDTGRIIAYRSPGGAGVRLDGATASAGAEVSGHFDSMLVKLTCRGRDFPTAIVRARRALAEFRIRGVRTNIAFLQAVLTDDAFRAGELTTSFIDERPELLTARISADRGTKLLGFLGEVTVNRPNGAPPISVDPRLKLPPLDMFAAVPDGSRQRLLALGPDAFAADLRGQRAVAVTDTTFRDAHQSLLATRVRTHDLVAVAPLVARLTPELLSVEAWGGATYDVALRFLGEDPWERLAALRETLPNIAIQMLLRGRNTVGYTPYPVEVTDAFVREATATGVDIFRIFDALNDVDQMRPAIDAVRAAGTPVAEVALCYTGNFLDPAETLYTLDYYLRLADRIVAAGAHILAIKDMAGLLRPAAAGRLVGALRDRFDLPVHLHTHDTTGGQLATLLSAAVAGVDAVDVASAPMAGTTSQPPMSALVAALEFTGRDTGLSLRSVCDLEPYWEAVRRLYAPFESGLPGPTGRVYDHEIPGGQLSNLRQQAISLGLGDRFEAIESTYAAADRILGHLVKVTPSSKVVGDLALHLVARGADPADFAERPQDFDIPDSVIGFLSGELGDPPGGWPEPFRTRALAGRTRRTSVAELTEEDKHDLGADSATRRDRLNHLLFPGPTKELEASRAAHGDISVLDTRSYLYGLEPGGEVEIVLEKGVRLLVGLEAVGTPDERGMRSAMFTLNGQLRPLQVRDLGVESDVASSEKADPGQPGHIAAPFAGAVTPVVQEGQRVTAGQTVATVEAMKMEAAITTPVAGLVRRLAIGAVQQLEGGDLVLVVA, from the coding sequence GTGTTCTCGAAGGTCCTTGTGGCGAACCGGGCGGAGATCGCCGTCCGGGCGTTCCGCGCCGCCTATGAGCTGGGGGCGCGCACGGTCGCGGTGTTCCCGCACGAGGATCGGAACTCGGTCCACCGCCTCAAGGCCGACGAGTCGTACCCGATCGGCCAGCCCGGTCACCCGGTGCGCGCCTATCTCGACATCGACGAGATGATCCGCGTCGCGCGCGGCGCTGGCGCGGACGCGATCTACCCCGGCTACGGCTTCCTGTCGGAGAACCCCGCGCTGGCGCGGGCCTGCCAGGAGGCCGGCATCACGTTCGTCGGGCCGCCGCCCGAGGTGCTCGAGCTCGCGGGCAACAAGGTCCAGGCGATCGCCGCAGCGCGCGCCGCCGGCATCCCGGTGCTCGCCTCGTCGGCGCCCTCGGCCGACCTGGAGGAGCTCCTGGCCGCGGCCGACGCGATCGGCTTCCCCCTGTTCGCCAAGGCCGTCGCGGGCGGCGGCGGCCGCGGGATGCGCCGCGTGGAGCGCAGCGCCGACCTGCGCGAGGCCCTGTCGGCCGCGATGCGCGAGGCGGCGAGCGCGTTCGGGGACGACACGATGTTCCTCGAGCAGGCCGTGCTGCGGCCGCGGCACATCGAGGTCCAGATCCTGGCCGACGCGCAGGGAGAGGTCGTCCACCTGTTCGAACGGGACTGCTCGCTGCAGCGCCGGCACCAGAAGGTCATCGAGATCGCGCCCGCCCCCAACCTCGACCCCGAGGTCCGCGCCGCGCTGCACCGCGACGCCGTGACGTTCGCCCGGAGCATCGGGTACCAGAACGCCGGCACCGTCGAGTTCCTGGTCGCGACCGAGGGGGAGCGGGCCGGCCAGCACGTCTTCATCGAGATGAACCCGCGCATCCAGGTCGAGCACACGGTGACGGAGGAGGTCACCGACGTCGACCTCGTCTCCGCGCAGCTGCGGATCGCGGCGGGGGAGACCCTGGCAGACCTCGGCCTGACCCAGGAGACGATCCGGGTCAACGGCTTCGCGCTGCAGTGCCGCATCACGACGGAGGACCCCTCCAACGGCTTCCGGCCCGACACCGGCCGCATCATCGCCTACCGGTCACCGGGCGGCGCGGGCGTGCGGCTCGACGGCGCGACGGCCAGCGCCGGCGCCGAGGTCAGCGGCCACTTCGACTCGATGCTCGTGAAGCTCACCTGCCGCGGTCGGGACTTCCCGACGGCGATCGTGCGCGCGCGCCGCGCGCTGGCGGAGTTCCGCATCCGGGGCGTGCGCACCAACATCGCGTTCCTCCAGGCGGTCCTGACCGACGACGCGTTCCGGGCGGGCGAGCTGACGACCTCGTTCATCGACGAGCGGCCCGAGCTGCTCACGGCGCGCATCAGCGCCGACCGCGGCACCAAGCTGCTGGGCTTTCTCGGCGAGGTCACCGTGAACCGGCCGAACGGCGCGCCGCCGATCTCGGTCGACCCGCGGCTCAAGCTCCCGCCGCTCGACATGTTCGCCGCCGTCCCCGACGGCAGCCGCCAGCGCCTGCTCGCGCTCGGCCCGGACGCGTTCGCGGCCGACCTGCGGGGCCAGCGCGCCGTCGCCGTCACCGACACCACCTTCCGGGACGCGCACCAGTCGTTGCTGGCGACCCGCGTGCGCACGCACGACCTCGTCGCGGTCGCGCCGCTCGTCGCCCGACTGACCCCGGAGCTGCTCTCGGTGGAGGCCTGGGGCGGGGCGACCTACGACGTCGCGCTGCGCTTCCTGGGGGAGGACCCGTGGGAACGGCTCGCGGCGCTGCGCGAGACCCTGCCGAACATCGCGATCCAGATGCTGCTGCGCGGCCGCAACACGGTCGGCTACACGCCGTACCCGGTCGAGGTGACCGACGCGTTCGTGCGCGAGGCGACCGCGACCGGCGTCGACATCTTCCGGATCTTCGACGCCCTCAACGACGTCGACCAGATGCGCCCGGCGATCGACGCCGTCCGCGCGGCCGGCACGCCCGTCGCCGAGGTCGCGCTGTGCTACACGGGCAACTTCCTCGACCCGGCCGAGACCCTCTACACGCTCGACTACTACCTGCGCCTCGCGGACCGGATCGTCGCCGCAGGCGCGCACATCCTCGCGATCAAGGACATGGCGGGCCTGCTGCGCCCCGCGGCCGCCGGGCGGCTCGTCGGAGCGCTGCGCGACCGGTTCGACCTGCCCGTCCACCTGCACACCCACGACACGACCGGGGGACAGCTCGCGACCCTGCTCTCGGCCGCGGTGGCGGGCGTCGACGCCGTCGACGTGGCGAGCGCGCCGATGGCCGGCACGACCAGCCAGCCGCCGATGTCGGCCCTCGTCGCCGCGCTCGAGTTCACGGGCCGCGACACGGGCCTGAGCCTGCGGTCGGTCTGCGACCTCGAGCCGTACTGGGAGGCCGTGCGCCGGCTGTACGCGCCGTTCGAGTCCGGCCTGCCCGGGCCGACCGGTCGGGTCTACGACCACGAGATCCCGGGCGGCCAGCTGTCCAACCTGCGCCAGCAGGCCATCTCGCTCGGGCTGGGGGACCGGTTCGAGGCGATCGAGTCGACCTACGCGGCCGCCGACCGCATCCTCGGGCACCTCGTGAAGGTCACGCCGTCCTCGAAGGTCGTCGGTGACCTGGCCCTGCACCTGGTGGCGCGCGGCGCCGACCCGGCCGACTTCGCCGAGCGGCCGCAGGACTTCGACATCCCGGACTCGGTGATCGGATTCCTGTCCGGCGAGCTCGGCGACCCCCCGGGTGGCTGGCCCGAACCGTTCCGCACGCGCGCGCTGGCGGGCCGCACGCGGCGGACGTCGGTGGCCGAGCTCACCGAGGAGGACAAGCACGACCTCGGCGCGGACTCCGCGACGCGCCGCGACCGGCTCAACCACCTGCTGTTCCCGGGCCCGACCAAGGAGCTCGAGGCGTCCCGCGCCGCCCATGGCGACATCTCGGTGCTGGACACGCGCAGCTACCTGTACGGCCTGGAGCCCGGGGGAGAGGTCGAGATCGTCCTCGAGAAGGGGGTCCGCCTGTTGGTGGGCCTCGAGGCGGTCGGGACACCCGACGAGCGCGGCATGCGCAGCGCGATGTTCACGCTCAACGGCCAGCTCCGGCCGCTGCAGGTGCGCGACCTCGGCGTCGAGTCCGACGTCGCCAGCTCCGAGAAGGCCGACCCGGGGCAGCCCGGCCACATCGCGGCGCCGTTCGCGGGCGCGGTCACGCCGGTCGTGCAGGAGGGGCAGCGGGTCACCGCGGGCCAGACCGTCGCGACCGTCGAGGCGATGAAGATGGAGGCCGCGATCACGACGCCGGTCGCGGGCCTCGTGCGCCGGCTCGCCATCGGCGCCGTGCAGCAGCTCGAGGGCGGCGACCTGGTGCTCGTCGTCGCCTGA
- a CDS encoding ParA family protein: protein MLVLGICSLKGGVGKTSVTLGLASAALQRGIRTLVIDLDPQADATMALAAQRADRLDVATVLDDPRAWSVERSIGASGWATTGLDVMLGSARSADHDGPGGEDLERLAFALSFVGEYDLVLIDCPPSLGGLTRAGLTAADRAVVVTEPGLFAVMAVGRALRTIDELRRGPARRLQPLGVVVNRVQGRSSEQAFRLEELRATYGPLVLSPEIPERSVLQQAQGAGRSVHSWPGKPAAELARAFDLLLDRALRSPHTS from the coding sequence GTGTTGGTACTGGGGATCTGCAGCCTCAAGGGTGGAGTGGGCAAGACCTCGGTCACACTGGGGCTGGCCTCGGCGGCCCTGCAGCGCGGGATCCGCACGCTCGTGATCGACCTCGATCCCCAGGCCGACGCGACCATGGCGCTCGCCGCCCAGCGCGCCGACCGCCTCGACGTCGCGACGGTGCTCGACGACCCGCGCGCCTGGAGCGTCGAGCGCTCCATCGGCGCGAGCGGGTGGGCCACGACGGGCCTCGACGTCATGCTCGGGTCGGCGCGGTCGGCCGATCACGACGGTCCCGGCGGCGAGGACCTCGAGCGGCTCGCCTTCGCGCTGTCGTTCGTCGGCGAGTACGACCTCGTGCTCATCGACTGCCCCCCGTCGCTCGGCGGCCTCACCCGGGCGGGCCTGACGGCCGCCGACCGCGCCGTCGTCGTCACCGAGCCCGGACTGTTCGCCGTGATGGCCGTCGGCCGCGCGCTGCGCACCATTGACGAGCTGCGGCGCGGGCCGGCCCGCCGCCTGCAGCCGCTGGGCGTCGTGGTCAACCGCGTGCAGGGCCGCTCGAGCGAGCAGGCGTTCCGGCTCGAGGAGCTGCGCGCGACCTACGGGCCGCTCGTGCTCTCGCCGGAGATCCCAGAGCGCTCGGTGCTGCAGCAGGCGCAGGGGGCGGGCCGCAGCGTGCACTCGTGGCCGGGCAAGCCGGCCGCGGAGCTCGCGCGCGCGTTCGACCTGCTGCTCGACCGCGCGCTGCGCAGCCCGCACACCTCCTAG
- a CDS encoding PilZ domain-containing protein, with protein sequence MIEGSPSVVIIGETEVARGEISVDAGRSLSIRIDEILGELPVEGDEAVVRTFEAIRGRREYVVTVDAVRPGLMIVTDIELISAFQERAIVRVPTDLHVSLTYEFEGDEIRETGTAIPAIIIDLSATGLRLFCTRPLDDYYRFGFDLATDFDQFTLVAESLRREDVPRGYLHGCRLIGTSQREADALHRYVLSAQIAQRRRTNEFD encoded by the coding sequence GTGATCGAAGGTAGCCCGAGCGTCGTGATCATCGGCGAGACCGAGGTCGCCCGCGGCGAGATCAGCGTCGACGCCGGGCGGTCGCTCAGCATCCGCATCGACGAGATCCTCGGCGAGCTCCCGGTCGAGGGCGACGAGGCCGTCGTGCGCACCTTCGAGGCGATCCGGGGGCGCCGCGAGTACGTCGTCACCGTCGACGCGGTCAGGCCCGGGCTCATGATCGTCACCGACATCGAGCTGATCTCCGCATTCCAGGAGCGCGCGATCGTGCGCGTGCCGACGGACCTGCACGTGAGCCTGACGTACGAGTTCGAGGGGGACGAGATCCGCGAGACCGGCACGGCCATCCCCGCAATCATCATCGACCTCAGCGCGACCGGCCTGCGGCTGTTCTGCACACGCCCCCTCGACGACTACTACCGCTTCGGGTTCGATCTCGCGACGGACTTCGACCAGTTCACGCTCGTCGCCGAGTCGCTGCGACGCGAGGACGTCCCGCGCGGCTACCTCCACGGCTGCCGGCTGATCGGCACGTCCCAGCGGGAGGCGGACGCTCTGCACCGCTACGTGCTCAGCGCGCAGATCGCGCAGCGCCGCCGGACCAACGAGTTCGACTGA
- a CDS encoding heme-degrading domain-containing protein, producing the protein MSVDPDPRLLETIAEVEAHERDLVLTRFDNDDAWRLGCVLVELGRDRDLPITIDVRRGGQQLFHVALAGTTPDNDSWVQRKVRVVERFGASSYLVGLRAAAKGTTFAVQHDLPLQRYAAHGGAFPIRIADVGIVGVVTVSGLAQRDDHALVVEALRSFLA; encoded by the coding sequence ATGAGCGTCGACCCTGACCCCCGTCTGCTCGAGACCATCGCCGAGGTCGAGGCGCACGAGCGCGACCTCGTGCTCACGCGGTTCGACAACGACGACGCCTGGCGGCTCGGCTGCGTGCTCGTTGAGCTCGGGCGCGACCGGGACCTGCCGATCACGATCGACGTCCGGCGTGGCGGTCAGCAGCTCTTTCACGTCGCGCTGGCCGGGACGACGCCCGACAACGACTCGTGGGTCCAGCGCAAGGTTCGGGTCGTCGAGCGGTTCGGGGCGTCGTCGTACCTCGTCGGGCTGCGGGCGGCCGCCAAGGGCACGACGTTCGCGGTGCAGCACGACCTGCCGTTGCAGCGCTACGCCGCGCACGGCGGCGCGTTCCCGATCCGCATCGCCGACGTCGGCATCGTCGGCGTCGTGACCGTCTCCGGGCTCGCGCAGCGCGACGACCACGCGTTGGTGGTCGAGGCGCTGCGCAGCTTCCTGGCCTGA
- a CDS encoding MBL fold metallo-hydrolase, with protein sequence MDLTRLGHACVRLDSDDARLVLDPGAYSLPGATDGADAVLVTHEHPDHVVVADLRAALVADPALEAWAPAAVVAALLDGAPALSARVHEAHPGDAFEVAGFAVEVFGELHAVVHPDVPRIANVAYLVSAEGRSVLHPGDSLTVVPRAVDVLLVPVAGPWLLLADAIDYVRAVAPAVAVPIHDAVCSPAGVTLIDRLLGPAGVGLGVARYRRPADGEPVAL encoded by the coding sequence ATGGACCTGACGCGACTGGGGCACGCGTGCGTGCGCCTCGACTCCGACGACGCCCGCCTCGTGCTCGACCCCGGCGCCTACAGCCTTCCGGGCGCGACCGACGGCGCGGACGCGGTGCTGGTCACGCACGAGCACCCCGACCACGTCGTGGTGGCCGACCTGCGCGCGGCGCTCGTCGCCGACCCGGCGCTCGAGGCGTGGGCGCCCGCGGCCGTCGTCGCGGCCCTCCTCGACGGCGCGCCCGCGCTGAGCGCCCGCGTGCACGAGGCGCACCCGGGCGACGCGTTCGAGGTCGCCGGGTTCGCGGTCGAGGTGTTCGGTGAGCTGCACGCCGTCGTGCACCCGGACGTGCCCCGCATCGCGAACGTCGCGTACCTGGTCAGCGCCGAGGGACGGTCGGTGCTGCACCCGGGGGACTCGCTGACCGTCGTGCCGCGCGCGGTCGACGTGCTGCTCGTGCCGGTCGCGGGCCCGTGGCTGCTGCTGGCGGACGCCATCGACTACGTGCGCGCGGTCGCGCCGGCCGTCGCGGTGCCGATCCACGACGCGGTGTGCTCGCCGGCCGGCGTCACGCTGATCGACCGCCTGCTCGGACCGGCCGGGGTCGGGCTCGGGGTAGCGCGGTACCGGCGCCCTGCCGACGGCGAGCCGGTCGCTCTGTAG
- a CDS encoding MerR family transcriptional regulator codes for MSGSGDTLEAAGGIPQRAQGLLFGDELPDLDTTTGYRGPTACGAAGITYRQLDYWARTGLVEPTIRPATGSGTQRLYSFRDILVLKVVKRLLDTGVSLQQIRTAVAHLRERGVDDLAQITLMSDGASVYECTSADEVIDLVQGGQGVFGIAVGRVWREVEGTLAALPTERIDADPKLAARDELALRRQARSAG; via the coding sequence GTGAGCGGCAGCGGTGACACCCTCGAGGCTGCGGGCGGAATCCCACAGCGTGCGCAGGGACTGCTCTTCGGCGACGAGCTGCCGGATCTCGACACCACGACCGGCTACCGCGGCCCGACCGCGTGCGGCGCCGCCGGGATCACTTACCGGCAGCTTGACTACTGGGCCCGGACGGGGCTCGTCGAGCCGACGATCCGGCCCGCGACGGGCTCCGGCACGCAGCGGCTGTACAGCTTTCGCGACATCCTGGTGCTCAAGGTCGTCAAGCGCCTGCTCGACACCGGCGTCTCGCTCCAGCAGATCCGGACCGCCGTCGCGCACCTGCGCGAGCGAGGCGTCGACGACCTCGCCCAGATCACGCTGATGTCCGACGGGGCCTCGGTCTACGAGTGCACCTCGGCCGACGAGGTCATCGACCTGGTCCAGGGCGGCCAGGGCGTGTTCGGGATCGCCGTCGGCCGGGTGTGGCGCGAGGTCGAGGGAACCCTCGCCGCGCTGCCGACCGAACGGATCGACGCCGACCCGAAGCTGGCCGCGCGCGACGAGCTCGCGCTTCGCCGGCAGGCTCGCTCCGCCGGATAG
- a CDS encoding carboxylate-amine ligase yields MRTIGVEEEFMLVSPDGRPASVAPAVLQHAAAIEPEPSARMQDPPPGGVLEKEFKQEQIETSTHPCADLDTLAAGIREGRSRADASARHAGARVAAIATVPGVISSTVIRDRRSRLIGADFGHVAREQLTCGCHVHVEVADDDEGVVVLDHLRPWTPVLLALSSNSPFWQGSDSGYASYRSQVWNRWPTAGATPPFGDGATYRRVVADLVRSGTIVDDRMVYFDARLSPRYPTVEVRVADVCLEVEDTLLQAALVRALAQTAITEHAADGDRDALRDGRGAVRTEQLRVASWRAARSGLSGELLSPRTGLPVPAAMVVAELLAHVAPALAGFGDLERVEARLDVVLRQGTGADRQRAWYAEHDDLDAVVRRASERTLS; encoded by the coding sequence GTGCGGACGATCGGGGTCGAAGAGGAGTTCATGCTGGTCTCCCCCGACGGCCGGCCGGCCTCGGTCGCCCCGGCGGTGCTCCAGCACGCGGCCGCGATCGAGCCGGAGCCGTCGGCCCGGATGCAGGACCCGCCCCCGGGCGGCGTGCTGGAGAAGGAGTTCAAGCAGGAGCAGATCGAGACCTCGACCCATCCGTGCGCCGACCTGGACACCCTCGCGGCGGGCATCCGCGAGGGCCGGTCCCGCGCCGACGCCTCCGCCCGGCACGCGGGGGCCCGCGTCGCCGCGATCGCGACCGTCCCGGGGGTGATCTCGTCGACCGTGATCCGGGACCGCCGCTCGCGGCTGATCGGCGCCGACTTCGGCCACGTGGCGCGCGAACAACTGACGTGCGGCTGCCACGTGCACGTCGAGGTCGCCGACGACGACGAGGGCGTCGTCGTGCTCGACCACCTGCGGCCCTGGACGCCCGTGCTCCTCGCGCTGAGCTCGAACTCGCCGTTCTGGCAGGGGTCCGACAGCGGCTACGCCAGCTACCGCTCGCAGGTCTGGAACCGCTGGCCGACCGCCGGCGCGACCCCACCGTTCGGCGACGGCGCGACGTACCGGCGGGTGGTCGCCGACCTCGTGCGCAGCGGCACGATCGTCGACGACCGGATGGTCTACTTCGACGCGCGGCTGTCCCCGCGGTACCCCACGGTCGAGGTGCGGGTCGCGGACGTGTGCCTCGAGGTCGAGGACACGTTGCTGCAGGCCGCCCTGGTGCGTGCCCTGGCGCAGACGGCAATCACGGAGCACGCGGCCGACGGCGACCGCGACGCCTTGCGCGACGGGCGCGGCGCGGTGCGCACCGAGCAGCTCCGGGTCGCGTCCTGGCGTGCCGCGCGCTCGGGCCTGAGCGGGGAACTGCTGAGCCCGCGCACGGGCCTGCCCGTCCCGGCGGCGATGGTCGTCGCCGAGCTGCTCGCGCACGTCGCGCCCGCCCTGGCGGGCTTCGGCGACCTGGAGCGCGTCGAGGCGCGGCTCGACGTGGTGCTGCGCCAGGGCACCGGCGCGGACCGGCAGCGCGCGTGGTACGCCGAGCACGACGACCTCGACGCCGTCGTGCGACGAGCGAGCGAGCGGACGCTCTCGTGA